From the Brassica napus cultivar Da-Ae chromosome A8, Da-Ae, whole genome shotgun sequence genome, one window contains:
- the LOC111214390 gene encoding uncharacterized protein LOC111214390 isoform X17, with protein MKNNLKKKGKLLSIAKDCEVEVSIQEDGFRGSWYRAILEQNPTRVTGKKLRVSYKTMFNEDGVSPLKETIERSFIRPVPPECLNEGVVFKEGSVVDAYFNNGWWTGVIVVERPDGSFLVYFDDPPDIMRFIRSQLRPHADWIGSKWVKSKNKVLSQHMFTRGKLVEMTREISESEKEKIWVRALVITEVRKQGDDRRKFLIKRCTISQNSSDEAEGKHLIVDICKIRPSPPRDLCAEYSLNDYVEVVVTHGWRKGRVTEILLENKYKVYFAATKEDAVFNYTEIRLSMEWLGGGSWIRAHEREFENNAGTPIRPGQDSPSNTLATDEDDTLNDDATKIRSDQESPSITLVLESNEEDKVNDDATEITSSLERHRNTSVLEATEAETQNHETIYGKELPLPHESEDMMDDVATPIIDPQEIPRGETMSESNDKIALPKRISETGTKGVVLQRINKRSNLKLVGKVETLLGKEFKKLEDSFLAPVIKMGRKQKLMVFSRHLIHHLLLRRIDIGEKGLWFTFGEQLMRFSLREFHLTTGLPCVVDKDEDEAETSATKKKKKDPWMNKNQTLNTLLKLLVEKSKELTADQRLRLGATILVEGILMASNPVTSIPEERLLRARNFKEFCKYPWGNLAFDYLLKEVKSFTYAKLTENNQYAICGFIYALQLWALSSVNQLGTFFGISDDGIQFPLCLHWKETKALTIEEVNRFDQMEKVDVKCILGDPGLHSDLVEDVDCEFGRVVDLVKRGYRLKRQDWLNRSVDIAVAEAEVDENNSVPGIDATDQEKIEFLNNKVVSLEERVKYLEGLLNIRGETVKETEKSKETEAATKTKVNGQNADYELDENEVLGVYIDAKRKEIAKRKKNGVRPPREVGHQDEDDVEVEVNEEQPQEEEEQQQEDDTEDDVDDGDKESENPETNEGQTQEEEEQHQEDDAEVNEEQPQEEEEQQEEEDTEDDVDDGDKESENPETNEEQKQEEEEQQQEDDTEVNTDVDVGAKENGSENPVKGSKKRGRKDGEENEDAYEKPVKVTRKSERVTKGGEVNEDASEKPMKGTRKSKRGTKGGEVNEDASEKPMKGTRKSKRGTKVNISLCIMLYKMLFSILYVTFFIVSSKLKDGEENEYAYEKPVKVTRKSERVTKGKKKGVTPPREVQQQVEDHAETNEDGEGNEDASKKHVKFTKKNGRGNKEHNVGTPKSKKQKKQFEKDSADDVIGSVLEDLKNAD; from the exons atgaaaaataatttgaagaaaaaaggaaaactttTGTCTATTGCCAAAGATTGTGAAGTAGAAGTATCTATTCAAGAAGATGGGTTCAGAGGTTCTTGGTATAGAGCTATCCTCGAGCAAAATCCGACGAGAGTAACAGGAAAAAAGCTTCGGGTTAGTTACAAAACTATGTTCAACGAAGATGGTGTAAGTCCTTTGAAGGAAACTATTGAAAGAAGTTTTATTCGGCCAGTCCCGCCAGAGTGTCTGAATGAGGGTGTCGTATTCAAGGAAGGGTCGGTGGTGGATGCTTATTTTAATAATGGTTGGTGGACTGGTGTTATCGTAGTTGAAAGGCCAGATGGTAGTTTTttggtttactttgatgatcCACCAGACATAATGAGATTCATCAGAAGCCAACTGAGACCTCATGCTGATTGGATCGGCTCCAAATGGGTCAAAAGCAAAAACaag GTATTGAGTCAACACATGTTTACGAGAGGGAAGTTGGTGGAAATGACCCGTGAAATTAGTGAAagtgaaaaggaaaaaatttGGGTCCGAGCATTGGTAATTACAGAAGTTCGGAAACAAGGAGATGATAGAAGAAAATTTCTGATCAAAAGATGTACAATCTCACAAAATTCGAGTGATGAAGCGGAAGGAAAACATTTAATAGTTGATATTTGCAAAATAAGGCCATCTCCTCCTCGAGATCTTTGTGCAGAGTACAGTCTGAACGACTATGTTGAAGTGGTTGTTACCCATGGGTGGCGCAAAGGTCGAGTGACGGAAATTCTCCTTGAAAACAAATACAAAGTGTATTTCGCTGCCACAAAAGAGGATGCGGTTTTTAATTATACTGAGATTAGGCTGTCAATGGAGTGGCTAGGTGGTGGTAGTTGGATTCGCGCACATGAG AGAGAATTTGAAAATAATGCTGGCACACCAATCAGACCCGGTCAAGATAGTCCTAGTAACACACTTGCCACCGATGAAGATGATACGTTGAATGATGATGCCACCAAAATCAGATCCGATCAAGAGAGCCCTAGTATCACACTTGTTTTAGAATCCAATGAAGAGGATAAGGTGAATGATGATGCCACAGAAATCACATCCTCTCTCGAGAGACACAGAAACACTTCTGTTTTAGAAGCCACTGAGGCTGAAACACAAAACCATGAAACCATATAT GGAAAGGAGTTACCATTACCTCATGAATCAGAAGATATGATGGATGATGTAGCCACTCCAATCATAGACCCTCAAGAGATTCCACGAG GTGAAACGATGAGTGAGTCTAATGACAAGATTGCTTTGCCAAAAAGAATCTCCGAAACTGGTACAAAAGGAGTCGTATTGCAAAGAATTAACAAGCGCTCCAATCTGAAGTTGGTTGGTAAAGTTGAAACCCTTTTGGGCAAAGAATTCAAGAAGCTTGAAGATTCATTCTTGGCTCCGGTAATTAAGATGGGAAGGAAGCAGAAGCTTATGGTGTTTTCAAGGCATTTGATTCATCACTTACTCTTAAGGAGAATTGATATAGGCGAGAAGGGTTTGTGGTTTACTTTTGGAGAACAACTAATGAGGTTTTCTCTAAGAGAATTCCACTTGACAACGGGTCTGCCTTGTGttgttgataaagatgaagatgaagccgAGACTTCagcaacaaaaaagaagaagaaagatccATGGATGAACAAGAATCAAACTCTAAACACCTTGCTTAAGCTTCTTGTCGAAAAGAGTAAAGAGCTTACTGCTGATCAGAGATTAAGATTGGGAGCTACAATCCTTGTGGAAGGGATATTGATGGCAAGCAATCCGGTGACAAGTATTCCAGAAGAGCGTCTGCTTAGAGCTAGAAATTTCAAAGAGTTTTGCAAGTATCCCTGGGGGAATTTGGCCTTTGATTATTTACTGAAAGAAGTGAAGAGCTTTACCTATGCAAAGCTGACGGAGAATAATCAATACGCGATTTGTGGCTTTATATATGCGCTTCAGCTCTGGGCGTTATCTTCTGTGAATCAACTAGGCACATTCTTTGGTATTAGCGATGATGGAATTCAGTTTCCCTTGTGCTTGCATTGGAAAGAAACCAAAGCGCTTACTATTGAGGAGGTTAACAGATTCGACCAAATGGAGAAG GTTGATGTCAAATGTATCCTTGGAGATCCCGGATTGCATAGCGACTTGGTTGAAGATGTTGACTGTGAATTTGGAAGAGTTGTTGATCTTGTCAAAAGAGGATATCGTTTGAAGAGACAAGATTGGCTCAATAGAAGTGTCGACATTGCCGTTGCTGAAGCTGAAGTGGACGAAAATAATTCTGTTCCTGGGATTGATGCAACTGATCAAGAAAAGATTGAATTCCTCAATAATAAGGTAGTGTCTCTTGAAGAAAGAGTGAAGTACCTTGAAGGTCTTTTGAACATTCGTGGAGAAACTGTGAAG GAAACTGAGAAGTCAAAAGAAACTGAAGCCGCCACAAAAACCAAG GTAAATGGACAGAATGCCGATTATGAACTTGACGAAAATGAAGTTTTAGGAGTTTATATAGATGCCAAAAGAAAGGAAATCGCTaag AGAAAGAAGAATGGTGTAAGACCTCCACGTGAAGTAGGACatcaagatgaagatgatgtaGAAGTCGAAGTCAATGAA gaacaaccacaagaagaagaggaacaacaacaagaagatgATACAGAAGACGATGTGGACGATGGTGATAAAGAGAGTGAAAATCCGGAAACCAATGAA GGACAGACACAAGAGGAAGAGGAACAACACCAAGAGGATGACGCAGAAGTCAATGAA gaacagccacaagaagaagaggaacaacaagaagaagaggatacAGAAGACGATGTGGACGACGGTGATAAAGAGAGTGAAAATCCGGAAACCAATGAA GAACAGAAACAAGAGGAAGAGGAGCAACAACAAGAGGATGACACAGAAGTCAATACAGATGTTGACGTCGGTGCTAAGGAAAATGGATCTGAAAACCCCGTGAAAGGTTCAAAGAAACGTGGAAGAAAG GATGGAGAAGAAAATGAGGATGCATATGAAAAGCCCGTGAAGGTTACAAGGAAAAGTGAAAGAGTAACTAAG GGTGGAGAAGTAAATGAGGATGCATCTGAAAAGCCCATGAAGGGTACAAGGAAAAGTAAAAGAGGAACTAAG GGTGGAGAAGTAAATGAGGATGCATCTGAAAAGCCCATGAAGGGTACAAGGAAAAGTAAAAGAGGAACTAAGGTGAATATCTCTCTGTGTATAATGCTTTATAAAATGTTGTTTAGTATACTCtatgtaactttttttattgtgtCATCAAAATTGAAGGATGGAGAAGAAAATGAGTATGCATATGAAAAGCCCGTGAAGGTTACAAGGAAAAGTGAAAGAGTAACTAAG GGAAAGAAGAAAGGTGTAACACCCCCACGTGAAGTACAACAACAAGTAGAAGATCATGCAGAAACCAATGAA GATGGAGAAGGGAATGAGGATGCATCTAAAAAGCACGTGAAGTTTACAAAGAAGAATGGAAGAGGAAATAAG GAACACAATGTTGGCACCCCCAAAtcgaaaaaacaaaagaaacaatttGAGAAAGATTCAGCTGATGATGTGATAGGAAGTGTTTTGGAAGATCTTAAAAATGCCGATTAG
- the LOC111214390 gene encoding uncharacterized protein LOC111214390 isoform X20, whose protein sequence is MKNNLKKKGKLLSIAKDCEVEVSIQEDGFRGSWYRAILEQNPTRVTGKKLRVSYKTMFNEDGVSPLKETIERSFIRPVPPECLNEGVVFKEGSVVDAYFNNGWWTGVIVVERPDGSFLVYFDDPPDIMRFIRSQLRPHADWIGSKWVKSKNKVLSQHMFTRGKLVEMTREISESEKEKIWVRALVITEVRKQGDDRRKFLIKRCTISQNSSDEAEGKHLIVDICKIRPSPPRDLCAEYSLNDYVEVVVTHGWRKGRVTEILLENKYKVYFAATKEDAVFNYTEIRLSMEWLGGGSWIRAHEREFENNAGTPIRPGQDSPSNTLATDEDDTLNDDATKIRSDQESPSITLVLESNEEDKVNDDATEITSSLERHRNTSVLEATEAETQNHETIYGKELPLPHESEDMMDDVATPIIDPQEIPRGETMSESNDKIALPKRISETGTKGVVLQRINKRSNLKLVGKVETLLGKEFKKLEDSFLAPVIKMGRKQKLMVFSRHLIHHLLLRRIDIGEKGLWFTFGEQLMRFSLREFHLTTGLPCVVDKDEDEAETSATKKKKKDPWMNKNQTLNTLLKLLVEKSKELTADQRLRLGATILVEGILMASNPVTSIPEERLLRARNFKEFCKYPWGNLAFDYLLKEVKSFTYAKLTENNQYAICGFIYALQLWALSSVNQLGTFFGISDDGIQFPLCLHWKETKALTIEEVNRFDQMEKVDVKCILGDPGLHSDLVEDVDCEFGRVVDLVKRGYRLKRQDWLNRSVDIAVAEAEVDENNSVPGIDATDQEKIEFLNNKVVSLEERVKYLEGLLNIRGETVKETEKSKETEAATKTKVNGQNADYELDENEVLGVYIDAKRKEIAKRKKNGVRPPREVGHQDEDDVEVEVNEEQPQEEEEQQQEDDTEDDVDDGDKESENPETNEGQTQEEEEQHQEDDAEVNEEQPQEEEEQQEEEDTEDDVDDGDKESENPETNEEQKQEEEEQQQEDDTEVNTDVDVGAKENGSENPVKGSKKRGRKDGEENEDAYEKPVKVTRKSERVTKGGEVNEDASEKPMKGTRKSKRGTKDGEENEYAYEKPVKVTRKSERVTKGKKKGVTPPREVQQQVEDHAETNEDGEGNEDASKKHVKFTKKNGRGNKEHNVGTPKSKKQKKQFEKDSADDVIGSVLEDLKNAD, encoded by the exons atgaaaaataatttgaagaaaaaaggaaaactttTGTCTATTGCCAAAGATTGTGAAGTAGAAGTATCTATTCAAGAAGATGGGTTCAGAGGTTCTTGGTATAGAGCTATCCTCGAGCAAAATCCGACGAGAGTAACAGGAAAAAAGCTTCGGGTTAGTTACAAAACTATGTTCAACGAAGATGGTGTAAGTCCTTTGAAGGAAACTATTGAAAGAAGTTTTATTCGGCCAGTCCCGCCAGAGTGTCTGAATGAGGGTGTCGTATTCAAGGAAGGGTCGGTGGTGGATGCTTATTTTAATAATGGTTGGTGGACTGGTGTTATCGTAGTTGAAAGGCCAGATGGTAGTTTTttggtttactttgatgatcCACCAGACATAATGAGATTCATCAGAAGCCAACTGAGACCTCATGCTGATTGGATCGGCTCCAAATGGGTCAAAAGCAAAAACaag GTATTGAGTCAACACATGTTTACGAGAGGGAAGTTGGTGGAAATGACCCGTGAAATTAGTGAAagtgaaaaggaaaaaatttGGGTCCGAGCATTGGTAATTACAGAAGTTCGGAAACAAGGAGATGATAGAAGAAAATTTCTGATCAAAAGATGTACAATCTCACAAAATTCGAGTGATGAAGCGGAAGGAAAACATTTAATAGTTGATATTTGCAAAATAAGGCCATCTCCTCCTCGAGATCTTTGTGCAGAGTACAGTCTGAACGACTATGTTGAAGTGGTTGTTACCCATGGGTGGCGCAAAGGTCGAGTGACGGAAATTCTCCTTGAAAACAAATACAAAGTGTATTTCGCTGCCACAAAAGAGGATGCGGTTTTTAATTATACTGAGATTAGGCTGTCAATGGAGTGGCTAGGTGGTGGTAGTTGGATTCGCGCACATGAG AGAGAATTTGAAAATAATGCTGGCACACCAATCAGACCCGGTCAAGATAGTCCTAGTAACACACTTGCCACCGATGAAGATGATACGTTGAATGATGATGCCACCAAAATCAGATCCGATCAAGAGAGCCCTAGTATCACACTTGTTTTAGAATCCAATGAAGAGGATAAGGTGAATGATGATGCCACAGAAATCACATCCTCTCTCGAGAGACACAGAAACACTTCTGTTTTAGAAGCCACTGAGGCTGAAACACAAAACCATGAAACCATATAT GGAAAGGAGTTACCATTACCTCATGAATCAGAAGATATGATGGATGATGTAGCCACTCCAATCATAGACCCTCAAGAGATTCCACGAG GTGAAACGATGAGTGAGTCTAATGACAAGATTGCTTTGCCAAAAAGAATCTCCGAAACTGGTACAAAAGGAGTCGTATTGCAAAGAATTAACAAGCGCTCCAATCTGAAGTTGGTTGGTAAAGTTGAAACCCTTTTGGGCAAAGAATTCAAGAAGCTTGAAGATTCATTCTTGGCTCCGGTAATTAAGATGGGAAGGAAGCAGAAGCTTATGGTGTTTTCAAGGCATTTGATTCATCACTTACTCTTAAGGAGAATTGATATAGGCGAGAAGGGTTTGTGGTTTACTTTTGGAGAACAACTAATGAGGTTTTCTCTAAGAGAATTCCACTTGACAACGGGTCTGCCTTGTGttgttgataaagatgaagatgaagccgAGACTTCagcaacaaaaaagaagaagaaagatccATGGATGAACAAGAATCAAACTCTAAACACCTTGCTTAAGCTTCTTGTCGAAAAGAGTAAAGAGCTTACTGCTGATCAGAGATTAAGATTGGGAGCTACAATCCTTGTGGAAGGGATATTGATGGCAAGCAATCCGGTGACAAGTATTCCAGAAGAGCGTCTGCTTAGAGCTAGAAATTTCAAAGAGTTTTGCAAGTATCCCTGGGGGAATTTGGCCTTTGATTATTTACTGAAAGAAGTGAAGAGCTTTACCTATGCAAAGCTGACGGAGAATAATCAATACGCGATTTGTGGCTTTATATATGCGCTTCAGCTCTGGGCGTTATCTTCTGTGAATCAACTAGGCACATTCTTTGGTATTAGCGATGATGGAATTCAGTTTCCCTTGTGCTTGCATTGGAAAGAAACCAAAGCGCTTACTATTGAGGAGGTTAACAGATTCGACCAAATGGAGAAG GTTGATGTCAAATGTATCCTTGGAGATCCCGGATTGCATAGCGACTTGGTTGAAGATGTTGACTGTGAATTTGGAAGAGTTGTTGATCTTGTCAAAAGAGGATATCGTTTGAAGAGACAAGATTGGCTCAATAGAAGTGTCGACATTGCCGTTGCTGAAGCTGAAGTGGACGAAAATAATTCTGTTCCTGGGATTGATGCAACTGATCAAGAAAAGATTGAATTCCTCAATAATAAGGTAGTGTCTCTTGAAGAAAGAGTGAAGTACCTTGAAGGTCTTTTGAACATTCGTGGAGAAACTGTGAAG GAAACTGAGAAGTCAAAAGAAACTGAAGCCGCCACAAAAACCAAG GTAAATGGACAGAATGCCGATTATGAACTTGACGAAAATGAAGTTTTAGGAGTTTATATAGATGCCAAAAGAAAGGAAATCGCTaag AGAAAGAAGAATGGTGTAAGACCTCCACGTGAAGTAGGACatcaagatgaagatgatgtaGAAGTCGAAGTCAATGAA gaacaaccacaagaagaagaggaacaacaacaagaagatgATACAGAAGACGATGTGGACGATGGTGATAAAGAGAGTGAAAATCCGGAAACCAATGAA GGACAGACACAAGAGGAAGAGGAACAACACCAAGAGGATGACGCAGAAGTCAATGAA gaacagccacaagaagaagaggaacaacaagaagaagaggatacAGAAGACGATGTGGACGACGGTGATAAAGAGAGTGAAAATCCGGAAACCAATGAA GAACAGAAACAAGAGGAAGAGGAGCAACAACAAGAGGATGACACAGAAGTCAATACAGATGTTGACGTCGGTGCTAAGGAAAATGGATCTGAAAACCCCGTGAAAGGTTCAAAGAAACGTGGAAGAAAG GATGGAGAAGAAAATGAGGATGCATATGAAAAGCCCGTGAAGGTTACAAGGAAAAGTGAAAGAGTAACTAAG GGTGGAGAAGTAAATGAGGATGCATCTGAAAAGCCCATGAAGGGTACAAGGAAAAGTAAAAGAGGAACTAAG GATGGAGAAGAAAATGAGTATGCATATGAAAAGCCCGTGAAGGTTACAAGGAAAAGTGAAAGAGTAACTAAG GGAAAGAAGAAAGGTGTAACACCCCCACGTGAAGTACAACAACAAGTAGAAGATCATGCAGAAACCAATGAA GATGGAGAAGGGAATGAGGATGCATCTAAAAAGCACGTGAAGTTTACAAAGAAGAATGGAAGAGGAAATAAG GAACACAATGTTGGCACCCCCAAAtcgaaaaaacaaaagaaacaatttGAGAAAGATTCAGCTGATGATGTGATAGGAAGTGTTTTGGAAGATCTTAAAAATGCCGATTAG
- the LOC111214390 gene encoding uncharacterized protein LOC111214390 isoform X2: MKNNLKKKGKLLSIAKDCEVEVSIQEDGFRGSWYRAILEQNPTRVTGKKLRVSYKTMFNEDGVSPLKETIERSFIRPVPPECLNEGVVFKEGSVVDAYFNNGWWTGVIVVERPDGSFLVYFDDPPDIMRFIRSQLRPHADWIGSKWVKSKNKVLSQHMFTRGKLVEMTREISESEKEKIWVRALVITEVRKQGDDRRKFLIKRCTISQNSSDEAEGKHLIVDICKIRPSPPRDLCAEYSLNDYVEVVVTHGWRKGRVTEILLENKYKVYFAATKEDAVFNYTEIRLSMEWLGGGSWIRAHEREFENNAGTPIRPGQDSPSNTLATDEDDTLNDDATKIRSDQESPSITLVLESNEEDKVNDDATEITSSLERHRNTSVLEATEAETQNHETIYGKELPLPHESEDMMDDVATPIIDPQEIPRGETMSESNDKIALPKRISETGTKGVVLQRINKRSNLKLVGKVETLLGKEFKKLEDSFLAPVIKMGRKQKLMVFSRHLIHHLLLRRIDIGEKGLWFTFGEQLMRFSLREFHLTTGLPCVVDKDEDEAETSATKKKKKDPWMNKNQTLNTLLKLLVEKSKELTADQRLRLGATILVEGILMASNPVTSIPEERLLRARNFKEFCKYPWGNLAFDYLLKEVKSFTYAKLTENNQYAICGFIYALQLWALSSVNQLGTFFGISDDGIQFPLCLHWKETKALTIEEVNRFDQMEKVDVKCILGDPGLHSDLVEDVDCEFGRVVDLVKRGYRLKRQDWLNRSVDIAVAEAEVDENNSVPGIDATDQEKIEFLNNKVVSLEERVKYLEGLLNIRGETVKETEKSKETEAATKTKVNGQNADYELDENEVLGVYIDAKRKEIAKRKKNGVRPPREVGHQDEDDVEVEVNEEQPQEEEEQQQEDDTEDDVDDGDKESENPETNEGQTQEEEEQHQEDDAEVNEEQPQEEEEQQEEEDTEDDVDDGDKESENPETNEKQEEEEQQQEDDTEVNTDVDVGAKENGSENPVKGSKKRGRKVNISQCIRVYKMLFSIIYVTFFIVSSKLKDGEENEDAYEKPVKVTRKSERVTKVNISLCIMLYKMLFSIINVTFFIVSSKLKGGEVNEDASEKPMKGTRKSKRGTKVNISQCIRVYKMLFSIINVTFFIVSSKLKGGEVNEDASEKPMKGTRKSKRGTKVNISLCIMLYKMLFSILYVTFFIVSSKLKDGEENEYAYEKPVKVTRKSERVTKGKKKGVTPPREVQQQVEDHAETNEDGEGNEDASKKHVKFTKKNGRGNKEHNVGTPKSKKQKKQFEKDSADDVIGSVLEDLKNAD, encoded by the exons atgaaaaataatttgaagaaaaaaggaaaactttTGTCTATTGCCAAAGATTGTGAAGTAGAAGTATCTATTCAAGAAGATGGGTTCAGAGGTTCTTGGTATAGAGCTATCCTCGAGCAAAATCCGACGAGAGTAACAGGAAAAAAGCTTCGGGTTAGTTACAAAACTATGTTCAACGAAGATGGTGTAAGTCCTTTGAAGGAAACTATTGAAAGAAGTTTTATTCGGCCAGTCCCGCCAGAGTGTCTGAATGAGGGTGTCGTATTCAAGGAAGGGTCGGTGGTGGATGCTTATTTTAATAATGGTTGGTGGACTGGTGTTATCGTAGTTGAAAGGCCAGATGGTAGTTTTttggtttactttgatgatcCACCAGACATAATGAGATTCATCAGAAGCCAACTGAGACCTCATGCTGATTGGATCGGCTCCAAATGGGTCAAAAGCAAAAACaag GTATTGAGTCAACACATGTTTACGAGAGGGAAGTTGGTGGAAATGACCCGTGAAATTAGTGAAagtgaaaaggaaaaaatttGGGTCCGAGCATTGGTAATTACAGAAGTTCGGAAACAAGGAGATGATAGAAGAAAATTTCTGATCAAAAGATGTACAATCTCACAAAATTCGAGTGATGAAGCGGAAGGAAAACATTTAATAGTTGATATTTGCAAAATAAGGCCATCTCCTCCTCGAGATCTTTGTGCAGAGTACAGTCTGAACGACTATGTTGAAGTGGTTGTTACCCATGGGTGGCGCAAAGGTCGAGTGACGGAAATTCTCCTTGAAAACAAATACAAAGTGTATTTCGCTGCCACAAAAGAGGATGCGGTTTTTAATTATACTGAGATTAGGCTGTCAATGGAGTGGCTAGGTGGTGGTAGTTGGATTCGCGCACATGAG AGAGAATTTGAAAATAATGCTGGCACACCAATCAGACCCGGTCAAGATAGTCCTAGTAACACACTTGCCACCGATGAAGATGATACGTTGAATGATGATGCCACCAAAATCAGATCCGATCAAGAGAGCCCTAGTATCACACTTGTTTTAGAATCCAATGAAGAGGATAAGGTGAATGATGATGCCACAGAAATCACATCCTCTCTCGAGAGACACAGAAACACTTCTGTTTTAGAAGCCACTGAGGCTGAAACACAAAACCATGAAACCATATAT GGAAAGGAGTTACCATTACCTCATGAATCAGAAGATATGATGGATGATGTAGCCACTCCAATCATAGACCCTCAAGAGATTCCACGAG GTGAAACGATGAGTGAGTCTAATGACAAGATTGCTTTGCCAAAAAGAATCTCCGAAACTGGTACAAAAGGAGTCGTATTGCAAAGAATTAACAAGCGCTCCAATCTGAAGTTGGTTGGTAAAGTTGAAACCCTTTTGGGCAAAGAATTCAAGAAGCTTGAAGATTCATTCTTGGCTCCGGTAATTAAGATGGGAAGGAAGCAGAAGCTTATGGTGTTTTCAAGGCATTTGATTCATCACTTACTCTTAAGGAGAATTGATATAGGCGAGAAGGGTTTGTGGTTTACTTTTGGAGAACAACTAATGAGGTTTTCTCTAAGAGAATTCCACTTGACAACGGGTCTGCCTTGTGttgttgataaagatgaagatgaagccgAGACTTCagcaacaaaaaagaagaagaaagatccATGGATGAACAAGAATCAAACTCTAAACACCTTGCTTAAGCTTCTTGTCGAAAAGAGTAAAGAGCTTACTGCTGATCAGAGATTAAGATTGGGAGCTACAATCCTTGTGGAAGGGATATTGATGGCAAGCAATCCGGTGACAAGTATTCCAGAAGAGCGTCTGCTTAGAGCTAGAAATTTCAAAGAGTTTTGCAAGTATCCCTGGGGGAATTTGGCCTTTGATTATTTACTGAAAGAAGTGAAGAGCTTTACCTATGCAAAGCTGACGGAGAATAATCAATACGCGATTTGTGGCTTTATATATGCGCTTCAGCTCTGGGCGTTATCTTCTGTGAATCAACTAGGCACATTCTTTGGTATTAGCGATGATGGAATTCAGTTTCCCTTGTGCTTGCATTGGAAAGAAACCAAAGCGCTTACTATTGAGGAGGTTAACAGATTCGACCAAATGGAGAAG GTTGATGTCAAATGTATCCTTGGAGATCCCGGATTGCATAGCGACTTGGTTGAAGATGTTGACTGTGAATTTGGAAGAGTTGTTGATCTTGTCAAAAGAGGATATCGTTTGAAGAGACAAGATTGGCTCAATAGAAGTGTCGACATTGCCGTTGCTGAAGCTGAAGTGGACGAAAATAATTCTGTTCCTGGGATTGATGCAACTGATCAAGAAAAGATTGAATTCCTCAATAATAAGGTAGTGTCTCTTGAAGAAAGAGTGAAGTACCTTGAAGGTCTTTTGAACATTCGTGGAGAAACTGTGAAG GAAACTGAGAAGTCAAAAGAAACTGAAGCCGCCACAAAAACCAAG GTAAATGGACAGAATGCCGATTATGAACTTGACGAAAATGAAGTTTTAGGAGTTTATATAGATGCCAAAAGAAAGGAAATCGCTaag AGAAAGAAGAATGGTGTAAGACCTCCACGTGAAGTAGGACatcaagatgaagatgatgtaGAAGTCGAAGTCAATGAA gaacaaccacaagaagaagaggaacaacaacaagaagatgATACAGAAGACGATGTGGACGATGGTGATAAAGAGAGTGAAAATCCGGAAACCAATGAA GGACAGACACAAGAGGAAGAGGAACAACACCAAGAGGATGACGCAGAAGTCAATGAA gaacagccacaagaagaagaggaacaacaagaagaagaggatacAGAAGACGATGTGGACGACGGTGATAAAGAGAGTGAAAATCCGGAAACCAATGAA AAACAAGAGGAAGAGGAGCAACAACAAGAGGATGACACAGAAGTCAATACAGATGTTGACGTCGGTGCTAAGGAAAATGGATCTGAAAACCCCGTGAAAGGTTCAAAGAAACGTGGAAGAAAGGTAAATATCTCTCAGtgtataagggtttataaaatgtTGTTTAGTATAATCtatgtaactttttttattgtgtCATCAAAATTGAAGGATGGAGAAGAAAATGAGGATGCATATGAAAAGCCCGTGAAGGTTACAAGGAAAAGTGAAAGAGTAACTAAGGTAAATATCTCTCTGTGTATAATGCTTTATAAAATGCTGTTTAGTATAATCAatgtaactttttttattgtgtCATCAAAATTGAAGGGTGGAGAAGTAAATGAGGATGCATCTGAAAAGCCCATGAAGGGTACAAGGAAAAGTAAAAGAGGAACTAAGGTGAATATCTCTCAGtgtataagggtttataaaatgcTGTTTAGTATAATCAatgtaactttttttattgtgtCATCAAAATTGAAGGGTGGAGAAGTAAATGAGGATGCATCTGAAAAGCCCATGAAGGGTACAAGGAAAAGTAAAAGAGGAACTAAGGTGAATATCTCTCTGTGTATAATGCTTTATAAAATGTTGTTTAGTATACTCtatgtaactttttttattgtgtCATCAAAATTGAAGGATGGAGAAGAAAATGAGTATGCATATGAAAAGCCCGTGAAGGTTACAAGGAAAAGTGAAAGAGTAACTAAG GGAAAGAAGAAAGGTGTAACACCCCCACGTGAAGTACAACAACAAGTAGAAGATCATGCAGAAACCAATGAA GATGGAGAAGGGAATGAGGATGCATCTAAAAAGCACGTGAAGTTTACAAAGAAGAATGGAAGAGGAAATAAG GAACACAATGTTGGCACCCCCAAAtcgaaaaaacaaaagaaacaatttGAGAAAGATTCAGCTGATGATGTGATAGGAAGTGTTTTGGAAGATCTTAAAAATGCCGATTAG